In Spirochaetaceae bacterium, the following are encoded in one genomic region:
- a CDS encoding fatty acid desaturase, with protein sequence MSSYPYTPIRVAWKRPRIDRELLARFMRRSDLQGLWHSLGVLGILAASGALCWWFYNTGQWVLMALALYLHGGLFAFNPQTHELSHRTLFRSRWLNNLFGRIFGLVHWHSNLATYRMSHKYHHRYTLHRRSEGERVHPKVKTTEEVLQQALQVVDISALVTALYDQVYSIFRPYLSNPRRSVWQRYVYEQATERERREAYRRLVTQFLFHVAFAVFAIAVGEWFLIVVVSLPRFYGARWYHTLVHATMHVGREPEADDFRKSCRSVKVDPFTSFLYWHMEWHTEHHTFPAVPCYRLKKFHEATREHWEAPQSLRRAWKEMNTHSANLLSLPA encoded by the coding sequence ATGAGTTCGTATCCCTACACTCCGATCCGGGTGGCGTGGAAGCGGCCGCGGATCGACCGGGAGTTGCTGGCGCGGTTCATGCGGCGTAGCGACCTGCAGGGCCTGTGGCACTCGCTTGGAGTGCTGGGGATTCTGGCCGCCTCCGGCGCCTTGTGCTGGTGGTTCTATAACACCGGCCAGTGGGTGCTGATGGCGCTGGCGCTGTACCTGCACGGCGGCTTGTTCGCATTCAACCCGCAGACCCACGAACTGTCGCATCGCACCCTGTTCCGGTCGCGCTGGCTGAACAACCTGTTCGGACGCATCTTCGGGCTGGTGCATTGGCACAGCAACCTCGCCACCTACCGGATGAGCCACAAGTACCACCACCGCTACACCCTGCACCGCCGCAGCGAGGGCGAACGCGTGCATCCGAAGGTGAAGACCACCGAGGAGGTGCTGCAGCAGGCACTCCAGGTGGTGGACATCAGCGCCCTGGTGACCGCGCTGTACGACCAGGTCTACTCCATCTTCCGGCCCTACCTGAGCAACCCGCGCCGCAGCGTGTGGCAGCGCTACGTCTATGAGCAGGCCACCGAGCGCGAGCGCCGCGAGGCGTACCGCCGGCTCGTCACGCAGTTCCTGTTCCACGTGGCGTTCGCCGTATTCGCGATCGCCGTCGGCGAGTGGTTCCTGATCGTGGTAGTGAGTCTGCCGCGCTTCTACGGGGCGCGCTGGTACCACACCCTGGTGCACGCCACCATGCACGTGGGCCGCGAACCAGAGGCGGACGACTTCCGCAAGAGCTGCCGGTCGGTGAAGGTCGACCCGTTCACGTCGTTCCTGTACTGGCACATGGAGTGGCACACCGAGCACCACACCTTTCCCGCGGTCCCCTGCTACCGCCTGAAGAAGTTCCACGAGGCCACCCGCGAGCACTGGGAGGCCCCACAGTCCCTGCGCCGGGCCTGGAAGGAGATGAACACCCACAGCGCCAACCTCCTCTCGCTCCCCGCATAG
- a CDS encoding metal ABC transporter permease: MIELLLAPLAYPFVGRALLAVTMVASVCALVGTFAVLRGMSYIGTALAHSLVPGIAVGYLLSGADRDRLFWWAAGTAILASLGMATLVHRSRVGEDAAVGVVYAGMFALGIAIISTVRNFAVDLLHFLFGNLLSVTGADLVRIGAVSAIVAVVVLLFYKELVVVTFDPVFAASLRLRTTLLTYLQYLLIALAIVVALQTIGIALVVTLIVAPAAAALQITRRFHHTVLVAAAIGIVSGVVGLYLSYYFSVASGAAVALVCVAIFLVVAAVAKLLARTPRGKPSTTGAVG; the protein is encoded by the coding sequence GTGATCGAGTTGCTCCTCGCTCCGCTCGCGTACCCGTTCGTCGGCCGGGCGCTGCTGGCAGTTACGATGGTGGCGTCGGTGTGTGCCCTGGTCGGCACCTTCGCCGTGCTGCGCGGCATGTCCTACATCGGCACCGCCTTGGCCCACTCCCTGGTGCCCGGCATCGCCGTCGGCTACCTGCTGAGCGGCGCGGACCGCGACCGCCTGTTCTGGTGGGCCGCGGGCACCGCCATCCTCGCCTCGCTGGGGATGGCCACCCTGGTGCACCGCTCCCGGGTCGGCGAGGATGCCGCGGTCGGCGTCGTGTACGCCGGCATGTTCGCGCTTGGCATCGCCATCATCTCCACCGTGCGCAACTTCGCCGTCGATCTGCTGCACTTCCTGTTCGGCAACCTGCTCAGCGTAACCGGTGCCGACCTGGTGCGTATCGGCGCGGTTTCGGCGATCGTTGCAGTGGTCGTTCTGCTGTTCTACAAGGAGCTGGTGGTGGTCACCTTCGACCCCGTGTTCGCCGCCTCGCTGAGGCTCAGGACCACGCTGCTGACCTATCTGCAGTATCTCCTCATCGCGCTCGCGATCGTGGTGGCGCTGCAGACCATCGGCATAGCCCTGGTGGTGACCCTGATCGTCGCCCCCGCCGCCGCGGCGTTGCAGATCACGCGTCGCTTCCACCACACCGTGCTCGTAGCGGCGGCTATCGGAATCGTCTCGGGAGTGGTCGGTCTGTACCTGTCCTATTATTTCAGCGTCGCGTCGGGCGCCGCCGTCGCCCTGGTGTGCGTGGCCATCTTCCTGGTGGTGGCGGCCGTGGCCAAGCTGCTGGCCAGGACGCCGCGGGGCAAACCCTCGACCACCGGCGCGGTGGGATAG
- a CDS encoding metal ABC transporter ATP-binding protein, whose product MVLDLHDVWAYYAGRCALEGVSMHLAAGERIAVVGPNGAGKSTLFKVIAGILRPTGGTVQVSGSRSDRHVCIAYIEQQANTNARFPATVEDVVAMGRVARVRYFRYPGRRDRAIVAEAMERVAITGLRRRQIGELSGGQRRRMFIARALAQEAEIMLLDEPYAGLDAEASHQLTETLDAVGESMAVMVATHDLGVAEHLGRVMLLNRRLIAAGTPRDVLAAEHLAAAYGNYVRPIGARGGNAVDSAAGRQSIHAP is encoded by the coding sequence ATGGTGCTCGATCTCCATGACGTATGGGCCTACTACGCCGGACGTTGTGCTCTCGAAGGCGTCTCGATGCACTTGGCCGCCGGCGAGCGGATCGCGGTGGTGGGTCCCAACGGTGCCGGCAAGAGCACCCTGTTCAAGGTCATTGCCGGGATTCTGAGGCCGACCGGTGGGACGGTGCAGGTGTCGGGCAGCAGATCCGACCGCCACGTGTGCATCGCCTACATCGAGCAGCAGGCCAACACGAACGCACGCTTCCCCGCCACCGTCGAGGACGTGGTGGCGATGGGGCGCGTCGCCCGGGTACGCTACTTCCGCTACCCGGGGCGCAGGGACCGCGCCATCGTAGCCGAGGCCATGGAGCGGGTCGCCATCACCGGGTTGCGCCGGCGGCAGATCGGTGAACTCTCCGGCGGCCAGAGGCGGCGCATGTTCATCGCCCGCGCGCTGGCGCAGGAGGCCGAGATCATGCTGCTCGACGAGCCGTACGCCGGCCTCGACGCCGAGGCCAGCCACCAACTTACCGAGACCCTGGACGCGGTCGGGGAGTCGATGGCGGTCATGGTCGCCACTCACGACCTGGGGGTGGCTGAACACCTGGGGCGCGTGATGCTGTTGAATCGGCGCCTGATCGCGGCCGGCACGCCCCGGGACGTGCTGGCGGCCGAGCACCTGGCGGCCGCGTACGGCAATTACGTGCGGCCGATCGGCGCCCGTGGCGGCAATGCCGTGGACAGCGCCGCCGGGCGACAGAGTATTCACGCACCGTGA
- a CDS encoding SO_0444 family Cu/Zn efflux transporter, producing the protein MSVFAGFFGFLWSSFLLLAPMLLLGLFLAGVIHVMISRQAILRWLRHDSLKSVSTSAAVGVPIPLCSCSVVPVVAEMHRKGASRSSCMSFLITAPETGADSILITNAFFGFLAAVARPVISFITAVVAGIFCIGMIRDRPAPHDHDHDHDHEHDHDHDAHDHHGHGHGGHDHAVHEPLLPGSDDCYVRPSQLRAALVGWARRTVQSVSESIGRRETVTWVKPDFYRSAASAEQPRTSPRKPAASAEELDFKNVIKHVFRYGFVEIADDILFSLLVGVALGGVLYLVIPGDLMANEYARWLSYPIMVLVGVPLYICASASTPIAAALVARGVSPGAALIFLMTGPATNTGTIAIIANQFGARFASVYVTVVIVVTLAIGILVDTLLLTAGVTLSVNLGAAQAPAIYFIEWVGAFLLIALIVWRFKAGALKSGYQDLLSNLRTFSPPWKRAWRRLTRGRPLAGVISPTAPLGMALWIALIVAFAATGLTAVPPESVGYGRLFGAVVWRDLPPGLHYLAPRPLVSVDHWPVREVKSVTNAVPFEYLSGEINLLALSVNVQYLVRDPYVYHYRTEDPERVIVDSVRDEVRAFVAAGDLNQLLNVRREELEAEIRALFSGSAGEPAPVLQAVDLIKVNLVAIQPIGETMSAFREISSSQEDRERYIVDAQRFMVSLIPQAHGNAIYEVEQAAGEAFRNVTASAAEAAAIRAVSRAVQGAPDVLQNMLWREKLETALAGDNHKIIVPSQDSLDKVALWKRSAALVPGPVDGGSTRTHE; encoded by the coding sequence TTGAGCGTATTTGCCGGGTTCTTCGGCTTTCTCTGGTCGTCGTTCCTGTTGCTGGCACCGATGCTGCTGCTGGGACTGTTCCTGGCCGGCGTGATCCACGTCATGATCTCGCGGCAGGCGATCCTGCGCTGGCTGCGCCACGACAGCCTGAAATCGGTAAGTACCAGCGCGGCGGTCGGCGTGCCGATCCCGCTGTGCAGTTGCTCGGTGGTGCCGGTGGTCGCCGAGATGCACCGCAAGGGGGCGTCGCGTTCGTCCTGCATGTCGTTCCTGATCACCGCTCCGGAGACCGGCGCCGACTCGATTCTGATCACCAACGCGTTCTTCGGGTTCCTGGCCGCCGTCGCTCGTCCGGTCATCAGCTTCATCACCGCCGTGGTGGCCGGCATCTTCTGCATCGGCATGATCCGCGACCGTCCGGCGCCGCACGATCACGATCACGATCACGATCACGAGCATGACCACGACCACGATGCCCATGATCATCACGGCCACGGTCATGGCGGCCACGACCACGCGGTGCACGAGCCACTGCTGCCCGGCAGCGACGACTGCTACGTACGACCGTCGCAACTGAGGGCAGCCCTGGTCGGCTGGGCGCGCAGAACGGTGCAGAGCGTCAGCGAGAGTATCGGACGGCGCGAGACCGTTACCTGGGTCAAGCCCGATTTCTACCGTTCGGCTGCGTCCGCCGAGCAACCTCGTACGAGCCCCAGGAAACCGGCTGCGAGTGCCGAGGAACTGGACTTCAAGAACGTCATCAAGCACGTGTTCCGCTACGGGTTCGTCGAGATAGCCGACGACATCCTGTTCTCGCTGCTGGTCGGCGTAGCGCTCGGCGGGGTGCTCTACCTGGTGATCCCCGGCGACCTGATGGCCAACGAGTACGCGCGCTGGCTGTCCTATCCGATCATGGTGCTGGTGGGCGTCCCGCTCTACATCTGCGCCTCGGCGAGCACCCCCATCGCCGCCGCGCTGGTCGCCCGCGGCGTCAGTCCGGGGGCGGCGCTGATCTTTCTCATGACCGGACCGGCTACCAACACCGGCACCATCGCGATCATCGCCAACCAGTTCGGCGCCCGCTTCGCGTCGGTGTACGTGACCGTGGTCATCGTCGTCACGCTGGCAATCGGCATCCTGGTCGACACCCTGCTGCTCACCGCCGGGGTGACCCTGTCGGTGAATCTCGGCGCCGCCCAGGCCCCGGCGATCTACTTCATCGAGTGGGTCGGCGCCTTCCTCCTCATCGCCCTGATCGTCTGGCGCTTCAAGGCCGGCGCCCTGAAGAGCGGTTACCAGGATCTGCTGTCCAACCTGCGGACGTTCTCGCCGCCCTGGAAACGCGCCTGGCGCCGCCTGACCCGCGGGCGGCCGCTGGCGGGGGTGATCTCTCCCACCGCGCCGCTGGGGATGGCGCTGTGGATCGCGCTGATCGTGGCGTTTGCCGCCACCGGGCTTACGGCGGTGCCGCCCGAGTCGGTGGGCTACGGCCGGCTGTTCGGAGCGGTCGTGTGGCGCGACCTGCCCCCGGGTCTGCACTACCTGGCGCCGCGCCCGCTGGTCAGCGTCGACCACTGGCCGGTCCGGGAGGTGAAGTCGGTCACCAATGCGGTGCCGTTCGAGTACCTGTCGGGCGAGATCAACCTGCTGGCGCTGTCCGTGAACGTGCAGTACCTGGTGCGGGATCCCTATGTCTATCACTACCGGACCGAAGATCCCGAACGGGTGATCGTCGACAGCGTGCGGGATGAGGTACGCGCGTTCGTCGCCGCCGGCGACCTGAATCAACTGCTCAACGTACGGCGGGAAGAGTTGGAAGCGGAGATTCGCGCGCTGTTCTCGGGCTCCGCGGGTGAGCCGGCGCCGGTGCTGCAGGCGGTCGACCTGATCAAGGTGAACCTCGTCGCCATACAGCCGATCGGGGAGACGATGAGCGCGTTCCGGGAGATCTCCAGCTCCCAGGAAGACCGCGAACGCTACATCGTGGACGCGCAGCGGTTCATGGTGAGCCTGATTCCGCAGGCGCACGGCAACGCCATCTACGAGGTCGAGCAGGCGGCCGGCGAGGCGTTCCGGAACGTGACCGCGTCGGCCGCGGAGGCCGCGGCGATCCGCGCGGTGTCACGCGCGGTGCAGGGAGCGCCCGACGTGCTTCAGAACATGCTGTGGCGCGAGAAGCTGGAGACGGCGCTGGCCGGCGACAACCACAAGATCATCGTCCCGAGTCAAGACAGCCTGGACAAGGTAGCGCTGTGGAAGAGATCGGCGGCGTTGGTCCCCGGGCCCGTCGATGGGGGGAGTACGCGGACTCATGAATAG
- the hflC gene encoding protease modulator HflC: MAAVVVLVVLVIAADSFYVIDEAQQGVLTHFGKIRLPIRQPGLHLKFPRPIAKIYKVDRRIHTLDGIVQELITEDQKNVLVHGYLLWRVADPVKYVEAIRTEANAIDRLRDLYLSSSGIVISNKARDAFVSLGLHREDRHVAAEEILGRIKPTAAAEYGIDILRAGIVEYTLPPENRPSVIQRMISERARIAARYRSEGEEMALRIEALAINEHERLMANAHAEATEILGQAEAQALELLGAAYREDPDFYKFVRALDSYDAIIDDRTTLLLPADNELFRYLDANRIPAPE; this comes from the coding sequence GTGGCAGCGGTCGTGGTGCTGGTGGTACTGGTGATCGCAGCCGACAGCTTCTACGTCATCGACGAGGCGCAACAGGGCGTGCTGACCCACTTCGGCAAGATCAGGCTTCCCATCCGGCAGCCCGGCCTGCACCTCAAGTTCCCGCGCCCCATAGCGAAGATCTACAAGGTCGACCGGCGCATCCACACGCTCGACGGCATCGTGCAGGAGCTGATTACGGAGGACCAGAAGAACGTCCTGGTACACGGCTACCTGCTGTGGCGGGTCGCCGACCCGGTCAAGTACGTCGAGGCGATTCGCACCGAGGCCAACGCGATCGACCGCCTGCGAGACCTGTACCTGTCCAGCAGCGGCATCGTGATCAGCAACAAGGCGCGCGACGCGTTCGTCAGTCTGGGGCTGCATCGCGAAGACCGGCACGTGGCGGCCGAGGAGATACTCGGGCGGATCAAACCCACCGCCGCCGCCGAATACGGCATCGACATCCTCAGGGCCGGCATCGTCGAGTACACGTTGCCACCCGAGAACCGGCCCAGCGTCATCCAGCGCATGATCTCCGAGCGCGCGCGCATCGCGGCCCGCTACCGCAGCGAGGGTGAAGAGATGGCGCTGCGCATCGAAGCGCTGGCGATCAACGAGCACGAGCGGCTCATGGCCAACGCCCATGCCGAGGCGACGGAGATTCTCGGCCAGGCGGAAGCGCAGGCTTTGGAGCTGCTCGGAGCGGCGTACCGGGAGGACCCCGACTTCTACAAGTTCGTCCGCGCACTCGACAGCTACGATGCGATCATCGACGACCGCACCACCCTCCTGCTGCCGGCCGACAACGAGCTGTTCAGGTACCTGGACGCCAACCGGATCCCGGCGCCGGAGTAG
- a CDS encoding protease modulator HflK, whose translation MSDGTSLPPSTRIIYAVFDYAGQHKTRILAAAVAVAVAALLVSGVYVVKKEERGVRVRFGKVITAVVEPGLHYRIPLVERAHVRKVMRIERQRIASQGGDAGTTAFTILSGDTNLLEIDLVVQYRIDNLRDYLYASSDPHRLLALVTREQLVDIVGRNFVDLIFTQNRDYIERHLTEHTIEQLAEHGIGLEIVSLSIVDVRPIAETLPAFRDVNDAIAERMQAVSDANRRREQLLAHTRGQAEALLLNAKAKATERVVQAGASSTVFAALLGEYREQPEQVAITRYWQRMRTIFAEAHLAAVNPDADSTIDINMLDGIATYPPAALPADAMAAAGRGEMADRPLLPTLQPPGMHTIETVEADKPLLEGQFHEPLTERDHGAAHPRSLLFDTPSIFTHRHAVTRALRGLRPRAEAPSARRPADETGAADPYAHQVPADPEPTGQTLVDQTSAEQASVSPSTDKGDHGADD comes from the coding sequence ATGAGTGACGGGACCTCGCTACCGCCGAGCACGCGCATTATCTACGCCGTGTTCGATTACGCCGGGCAGCACAAGACCCGGATCCTGGCGGCGGCCGTCGCGGTGGCGGTCGCGGCGCTGCTGGTCAGCGGCGTTTACGTCGTCAAGAAGGAAGAACGCGGCGTTCGGGTGCGCTTCGGGAAGGTGATCACCGCGGTGGTCGAGCCCGGTCTGCACTATCGGATTCCCCTCGTCGAACGCGCACACGTCCGCAAGGTGATGCGCATCGAGCGCCAGCGCATCGCCAGCCAGGGAGGCGATGCCGGCACCACGGCGTTCACCATCCTGTCCGGCGATACCAACCTGCTGGAGATCGACCTGGTCGTGCAGTACCGCATCGACAACCTGCGGGACTACCTGTACGCGTCGTCCGATCCTCACCGACTGCTCGCCCTGGTAACGCGCGAACAACTGGTCGACATCGTCGGCAGGAACTTCGTCGACCTGATATTCACCCAGAACCGCGACTACATCGAGCGCCATCTGACCGAGCACACGATCGAGCAGCTCGCAGAGCACGGCATCGGCCTGGAGATTGTCTCGCTCAGCATCGTCGACGTGCGCCCGATCGCCGAAACCCTCCCCGCGTTCCGGGACGTCAACGACGCCATCGCCGAGCGCATGCAGGCGGTGAGCGATGCCAACCGGCGGCGGGAACAGCTCCTCGCCCACACCCGCGGTCAGGCCGAAGCGCTGCTGCTGAACGCAAAGGCGAAGGCGACGGAACGTGTCGTGCAGGCAGGTGCCAGCTCCACCGTATTCGCCGCGCTGCTCGGCGAGTACCGCGAACAGCCGGAACAGGTGGCGATCACCCGCTACTGGCAGCGCATGCGGACGATCTTCGCCGAAGCGCACCTGGCGGCGGTCAATCCCGATGCCGACTCCACCATCGACATCAACATGCTCGACGGCATTGCGACCTACCCGCCGGCCGCGCTGCCCGCGGACGCGATGGCGGCTGCCGGTCGCGGCGAGATGGCCGACCGGCCGTTGCTGCCCACGCTGCAACCACCCGGAATGCACACGATCGAGACCGTGGAGGCGGACAAGCCACTGCTCGAAGGGCAGTTCCACGAGCCGCTCACGGAACGTGACCACGGCGCCGCGCACCCGCGTTCGCTGCTGTTCGACACCCCGTCGATCTTCACTCACCGGCACGCCGTAACGCGTGCCCTCCGCGGCCTGCGGCCGCGAGCGGAGGCGCCGAGCGCCCGCCGACCGGCGGATGAAACGGGTGCAGCAGACCCGTATGCGCACCAGGTACCAGCCGACCCGGAACCGACCGGCCAGACCCTGGTTGACCAGACCTCGGCCGAACAAGCTTCGGTGTCGCCGTCGACGGACAAGGGTGACCATGGCGCCGATGACTGA
- a CDS encoding ABC transporter substrate-binding protein: MAPMTECPGRRQGSFLTVCLVLLTACLPAAAAPGVTDSAIVFGQSASLSGPNRHLGIHYQAGIEAAFGERNRRGGVAGRMLELSSLDDHYEPEQAAANARLFADRNDVFAVVGGVGTPTAQRMVPILRAAGIPFVGPFTGADFLRDPARSPNVVNLRAGYLDETRVLVDYMLNALGKRRFGIIYQDDAFGRSVLRNFHLVLESYDLPILARSTFSRNTHAVHASLFTLAKADLDAILVVGSYPVNSLIVNLADALGHEYVIANLSFVGSQALRDGIEHPSERILVTEVMPDPQDLTRSLVRRFRAAMVAQHAADEVDHLTDAVSLEGYVLGRFVIHVLERMGGELTRERFLDTALSPDPVAIEDWTIRFEPGTNVGSDYVRLTHLGQP; the protein is encoded by the coding sequence ATGGCGCCGATGACTGAGTGTCCGGGCCGCAGGCAGGGCTCGTTCCTGACCGTCTGTCTCGTTCTTCTGACAGCGTGTCTGCCGGCGGCGGCCGCCCCGGGGGTCACCGACAGCGCGATCGTGTTCGGCCAGAGCGCGAGTCTGTCGGGTCCGAACCGCCATCTCGGGATTCACTACCAGGCGGGCATCGAGGCCGCCTTCGGCGAGCGCAACCGGCGCGGCGGGGTTGCCGGCAGGATGCTGGAGCTCAGTTCGCTGGACGATCATTACGAGCCGGAGCAGGCGGCCGCCAATGCCCGCTTGTTCGCCGACCGGAACGACGTATTCGCCGTAGTCGGCGGGGTGGGCACGCCGACCGCCCAGCGCATGGTGCCGATCCTGCGGGCGGCGGGCATTCCGTTCGTCGGCCCCTTCACCGGGGCCGACTTCCTGCGCGACCCCGCGCGCTCTCCCAACGTGGTCAACCTGCGCGCCGGGTATCTCGACGAAACGCGGGTGCTGGTTGACTACATGCTCAATGCCCTGGGGAAGCGCCGCTTCGGGATCATCTACCAGGACGACGCCTTCGGCCGCTCGGTCCTCAGGAACTTCCACTTGGTGCTGGAGAGTTACGACCTTCCGATCCTGGCTCGATCCACCTTTTCGCGCAACACGCACGCGGTCCATGCCAGCCTGTTCACCCTGGCCAAGGCGGATCTGGACGCCATCCTGGTCGTGGGGAGCTATCCCGTCAATTCGCTCATTGTCAATCTGGCCGATGCCCTGGGCCACGAGTACGTGATCGCCAACCTGTCGTTCGTGGGCTCGCAAGCACTCCGGGACGGGATAGAACACCCGAGCGAACGAATCCTGGTGACGGAAGTGATGCCGGACCCGCAGGACCTTACCCGGTCGCTGGTGCGACGCTTCCGGGCCGCCATGGTGGCGCAGCACGCCGCCGACGAGGTGGACCACCTGACCGACGCCGTATCGCTCGAGGGATACGTCCTGGGCCGGTTCGTGATCCACGTGCTGGAGCGGATGGGCGGCGAACTGACCCGCGAGCGTTTTCTGGACACTGCGCTGTCGCCCGATCCGGTGGCGATCGAGGACTGGACCATTCGATTCGAGCCCGGTACCAATGTCGGCTCCGACTACGTCAGATTGACCCATTTGGGACAGCCATGA
- a CDS encoding GPP34 family phosphoprotein gives MLTIVEEILLLVLDEKTGKFQDRLPVHSLRHAASGAVLMELALNDRIDTDVHQLFVVDPKPLGEPVLDRSLARIVADGGNRPTSHWVGAFAEEYDSLQRQLLDRLVERGILARHEERLLWVFGSRRYPVVEGSPLRDVKRRIMDVLLTDTIPDPRDVVIICLADACALWHSLIHPRELAGMEPRIAQVVKLDLIGQSVARTIRELQDATRGLEAKWFK, from the coding sequence ATGTTGACTATTGTCGAAGAGATACTTCTGCTGGTACTGGACGAGAAAACCGGCAAGTTTCAGGACCGGTTGCCGGTGCACTCGCTGCGCCACGCGGCAAGCGGAGCGGTGCTCATGGAACTGGCGCTGAATGACCGCATCGACACCGATGTCCACCAGCTCTTCGTGGTGGATCCGAAACCGCTCGGGGAGCCGGTGCTGGACCGCAGCCTGGCACGGATCGTCGCGGACGGCGGGAACCGGCCGACCAGCCATTGGGTGGGCGCATTCGCGGAAGAGTACGACTCCTTGCAGCGGCAACTGCTCGACCGCCTGGTCGAGCGCGGCATCCTGGCTCGGCACGAAGAGCGGCTGCTGTGGGTGTTCGGTTCGCGCCGTTATCCGGTGGTGGAAGGGAGCCCGCTACGCGACGTCAAGCGGCGCATCATGGACGTACTGTTGACCGACACGATTCCCGATCCGCGCGACGTGGTGATCATCTGCCTGGCCGACGCCTGCGCCCTGTGGCACAGCCTGATCCACCCGCGCGAGCTGGCCGGGATGGAGCCGCGGATCGCGCAAGTGGTCAAGCTGGACCTGATCGGCCAGTCGGTCGCACGTACCATTCGCGAACTGCAGGACGCCACCCGCGGCCTCGAAGCCAAGTGGTTCAAGTAA
- a CDS encoding metal ABC transporter substrate-binding protein, whose product MHIRLIQNATLVVALALATPYLFASPAQEQPSGDAVLVVATTTIVGDIVAGIGGDRISLYVMLAPGVDPHVFQPTPRDLRHVADADVLFANGAGLEADFLGSLLETAEPRRMVEVSAHLPLRRMDDVEEEEHDEEPGDGDEEDHHDEEDEEDGEADDHGEDGEEEDHHGEEEDHHGEFDAHVWMDPTLVAGWTVEIAEALAEVDPEHAAEYAARAATLSDELQELDAWIRSRVSAVPAPLRVLVTDHDVLSYFADRYGFELLETVVPGVSTASEPSARHLAQLRETIAEHGIPAIFIGTTVSPQTAQTVADDLGIELVAIYTGSLSEPGGPAATYQDFMRTNVERIVAALAP is encoded by the coding sequence ATGCACATCAGACTGATTCAGAATGCGACCCTGGTCGTCGCGCTCGCACTCGCGACGCCGTATCTGTTCGCCTCCCCGGCACAGGAACAGCCGTCCGGCGACGCCGTATTGGTGGTGGCGACTACCACCATCGTTGGCGACATCGTCGCCGGTATCGGGGGTGACCGGATCTCGCTCTACGTAATGCTGGCTCCGGGCGTCGATCCTCACGTGTTTCAGCCGACCCCCCGTGACCTGCGCCACGTTGCCGATGCCGACGTGCTGTTTGCCAACGGCGCCGGGCTCGAAGCCGACTTTCTCGGCAGCCTGCTGGAGACCGCCGAGCCGCGCCGCATGGTGGAGGTTTCCGCGCACCTGCCGCTTCGGAGGATGGACGATGTCGAGGAGGAGGAACACGATGAGGAGCCCGGTGATGGTGACGAAGAAGACCACCATGACGAGGAGGACGAGGAAGACGGCGAGGCCGACGACCACGGTGAGGACGGCGAGGAAGAAGACCACCACGGCGAGGAAGAGGACCATCATGGAGAATTCGATGCCCACGTGTGGATGGACCCGACGCTGGTCGCCGGGTGGACGGTCGAGATCGCGGAGGCGCTCGCCGAGGTGGACCCTGAGCACGCCGCGGAGTACGCCGCCCGCGCAGCCACGCTGAGCGACGAGCTGCAAGAACTGGATGCATGGATCAGGAGCCGGGTAAGCGCCGTCCCCGCACCGCTTCGTGTCCTGGTGACCGACCATGACGTGCTGAGTTACTTTGCCGATCGTTACGGCTTCGAGCTGTTGGAGACTGTCGTTCCCGGCGTAAGCACGGCATCCGAGCCGTCCGCCCGCCACTTGGCGCAACTGCGGGAGACGATCGCCGAACATGGCATTCCGGCGATCTTCATCGGCACTACGGTGAGTCCGCAGACCGCGCAAACAGTGGCCGATGACCTGGGCATCGAGCTGGTGGCCATCTATACCGGTTCGCTGAGCGAACCCGGTGGTCCCGCCGCAACGTATCAGGACTTCATGCGTACCAACGTCGAGCGTATCGTGGCCGCACTGGCACCTTGA